The following are encoded in a window of Chionomys nivalis chromosome X, mChiNiv1.1, whole genome shotgun sequence genomic DNA:
- the Nono gene encoding non-POU domain-containing octamer-binding protein, whose protein sequence is MQSNKTFNLEKQNHTPRKHHQHHHQQHHQQQQQQQQQQPPPPIPANGQQASSQNEGLTIDLKNFRKPGEKTFTQRSRLFVGNLPPDITEEEMRKLFEKYGKAGEVFIHKDKGFGFIRLETRTLAEIAKVELDNMPLRGKQLRVRFACHSASLTVRNLPQYVSNELLEEAFSVFGQVERAVVIVDDRGRPSGKGIVEFSGKPAARKALDRCSEGSFLLTTFPRPVTVEPMDQLDDEEGLPEKLVIKNQQFHKEREQPPRFAQPGSFEYEYAMRWKALIEMEKQQQDQVDRNIKEAREKLEMEMEAARHEHQVMLMRQDLMRRQEELRRMEELHNQEVQKRKQLELRQEEERRRREEEMRRQQEEMMRRQQEGFKGTFPDAREQEIRMGQMAMGGAMGINNRGAMPPAPVPTGTPAPPGPATMMPDGTLGLTPPTTERFGQAATMEGIGAIGGNPPAFNRPAPGAEFAPNKRRRY, encoded by the exons ATGCAGAGCAATAAAACCTTTAACTTGGAGAAGCAGAACCATACTCCAAGGAAGcaccatcaacatcaccaccagcagcaccatcagcagcagcagcagcagcagcagcagcagccaccccCACCAATACCTGCAAATGGACAGCAGGCAAGCAGCCAGA ATGAAGGTTTAACCATTGACCTGAAGAACTTTaggaaaccaggagagaagacttTCACCCAACGAAGCCGTCTCTTTGTGGGCAATCTTCCTCCTGACATCACTGAGGAGGAAATGAGGAAACTTTTTGAGAAATATGGGAAAGCAGGCGAGGTTTTCATTCATAAGGATAAAGGCTTTGGCTTTATTCGCTTG GAAACACGAACCCTAGCGGAAATTGCCAAAGTGGAGTTGGATAATATGCCACTCCGTGGAAAGCAGCTACGTGTGCGCTTTGCCTGTCATAGTGCATCCCTTACAGTCCGCAACCTTCCTCAGTATGTGTCCAACGAACTGCTGGAAGAAGCCTTTTCTGTGTTTGGCCAGGTGGAGAGGGCTGTGGTCATTGTGGATGACCGAGGAAGGCCCTCAGGGAAAGGCATTGTTGAGTTCTCAGGGAAGCCAGCTGCTCGGAAAGCTCTGGACAGATGCAGTGAAGGCTCCTTCTTGCTGACCAC ATTTCCTCGGCCTGTGACTGTGGAACCTATGGACCAGTTAGATGATGAGGAGGGACTTCCAGAGAAGCTGGTTATAAAAAACCAGCAATTTCACAA GGAACGAGAACAGCCACCCAGATTTGCACAGCCGGGGTCCTTTGAGTATGAGTATGCCATGCGCTGGAAGGCACTCATTGAGATGGAGAAGCAACAGCAGGATCAAGTGGACCGCAACATCAAGGAGGCTCGTGAGAAgctggagatggagatggaggcagCACGCCATGAGCACCAGGTTATGCTAATGAGGCAGG ATTTGATGAGGCGTCAAGAAGAGCTTCGGAGAATGGAGGAGCTACATAACCAAGAGGTTCAGAAACGAAAGCAGCTAGAGCTCAG GCAGGAGGAGGAACGCAGGCGCCGTGAGGAAGAAATGCGGCGGCAACAAGAAGAAATGATGCGGCGACAGCAGGAAGGATTCAAGGGAACCTTCCCTGATGCG AGAGAACAAGAAATACGGATGGGCCAAATGGCTATGGGAG GTGCTATGGGCATAAACAATAGAGGTGCCATGCCCCCTGCTCCTGTGCCAACTGGTACCCCAGCTCCTCCAGGACCTGCCACTAtgatgccagatggaactttgGGATTG
- the Zmym3 gene encoding zinc finger MYM-type protein 3 isoform X5, with protein sequence MDPSDFPSPFDPLTLPEKPLAGDLPVDMEFGEDLLESQTAPTRGWAPPGPSPSSGALDLLDTPSGLEKDPGVVLDGATELLGLGGLLYKVPSPPEVDHGPEGTLAWDSGEQTLEPGPGCQTPEVMPPDPGAGASPPLPEGLLEPLAPDSPIILESPHIEEEEIPPIATRRRGSPGQEEEEEHTQGQPQSPNAAPSPSVGETLGDGFNSSQSKPGVSIPATHPSLPGDGLTGKEIEKPPERVQKRSERVRRAEPPKPEVVDSTESRRSGTPRTQLWYRLVQEAPSRNSAHLSVCLCMRPSSSVQSPSLGILPMPLAAAYARRLERSYMRSATAAWFIDSAAILASPNSEPTRD encoded by the exons ATGGATCCCAGTGATTTCCCCAGTCCATTTGACCCATTGACCCTGCCAGAGAAGCCCCTGGCTGGAGACCTTCCAGTAGACATGGAATTTGGAGAGGATCTGCTGGAATCTCAGACTGCTCCCACTCGAGGATGGGCCCCCCCAGGTCCGTCTCCATCCTCTGGAGCCCTGGACCTGCTTGATACCCCTTCTGGCCTGGAAAAAGACCCTGGAGTAGTCCTGGATGGAGCCACTGAGCTACTGGGGCTGGGGGGGCTGCTTTATAAagtcccctctcccccagaggTGGACCATGGTCCTGAGGGGACCCTTGCATGGGATTCGGGGGAGCAGACCTTAGAGCCTGGACCAGGGTGCCAGACCCCTGAGGTGATGCCACCTGATCCAGGGGCTGGGGCTAGTCCCCCTTTACCTGAGGGGCTACTAGAACCTTTGGCTCCGGATTCTCCAATAATCCTGGAGTCTCCTCATATTGAAGAGGAGGAGATACCCCCCATAGCTACAAGGAGAAGGGGCTCCcctgggcaggaggaggaggaggagcataCCCAAGGGCAGCCACAGAGCCCAAATGCAGCCCCTAGCCCTTCAGTGGGAGAGACTCTGGGGGATGGCTTCAACAGTTCTCAGAGCAAACCTGGGGTCTCTATCCCTGCTACACATCCTTCTTTGCCAG GAGATGGTCTGACTGGGAAGGAGATTGAGAAGCCGCCTGAgagg GTACAGAAGAGAAGCGAGCGCGTTAGAAGAGCAGAACCTCCAAAGCCTGAGGTTGTGGATTCCACTGAGAGCA GGAGATCTGGAACACCAAGGACTCAGTTGTGGTACAGACTGGTTCAGGAGGCTCCTTCCAGGAATTctgcacatctgtctgtctgtctctgtatgagGCCCAGCAGCAGCGTCCAATCCCCCAGTCTGGGGATCCTGCCGATGCCACTCGCTGCAGCATATGCCAGAAGACTGGAGAG GTCCTACATGAGGTCAGCAACGGCAGCGTGGTTCATCGACTCTGCAGCGATTCTTGCTTCTCCAAATTCCGAGCCAACAAGGGACTGA